In Lolium rigidum isolate FL_2022 chromosome 7, APGP_CSIRO_Lrig_0.1, whole genome shotgun sequence, the DNA window CGGCTTCCCGCCCGGCGCGTCCGGCCCGCTCGCGCTCCCCTGCGACGAGAAGCGCCTCCGCGACGTCCTCCGCCGCGTCACTTCGCCGCTTCTGAAGGGGATGGCCGTGCAGTCGTGATCGGTCAATCTTTCCTTCGTAAAGCCTCTGTACATTGTAGCTAGACGCGAGGTAGCCGTGTGCATTTGCTCGCTTTTCTGCAAGAACGCACTTTCAAGCCGGCATCAGATCGGCAGCTAGTTCAACGCCGGCGCCCATGCCGCAGCGCTGAAACCGGGCATAGACTTTCCAGACTGCTGGACAAGACAGATGCGCTGAAGAagctgccctgacagatacaccaAATGCCAAATTAATTGTATTATCCTGCACCATCAGTCGAGCTGGCATTGCAAATATGTACTACTCAAATATCTTCTCGTCCCATAAACTCCGGTAGAATAGAAGTTTAACTTACCGGTATTTGCAAAATCTGTTGGTTGTGTGCTGACGGCGAATGGCAGAATTGGCCAGCTGCAGCTGTACCTGCATCTTAAAAAACGTACCTttgtcctttatcgaaaaaatctaaAGTACCTTTGTAGTGTTAATGCCAGTTGTGAACTCCTGTTATGTGGTCTTGATATGATGCTTtgagtcaacaacaacaaaattcatGGAAACGAGATTCTAACAAAGATGAGAAATATATCTATTTTTTAGCCTATAATCTATTAGACGACATCCAACTAACACAAATATGTATGTAACACGGTTTTGATCATTTCTAGGACGAGGGAATGGGAGGTTGTAGAGAGCACGGATGAGAAAGAAGCATGAATAAACCAGATGaagatgaaaaataaaaataaaatgaagaaGACATAATAAGCAAAAGGAAACTACGGGCATCCCCTCTCGATGAGAGTCGTTGCGTTTGTTGGTTCCACTCCGCTACCAACTCCGATGGCCTAGCCAGCCTTAGTGGCGAGGAAAGGGGGAACCCAGCCACCCTTGTGCAAAGTAGCAGTATGATTGATTTCAGGCTTAGTGGTAGGCTTGCCGCTATGTCATTTGGCATAATGCATGTCGTGGGGGTTATGCCTTGCTGCTTGTGTGCAGTGTCGGGTGGCCATGTCATGAATGTCATTTTTCTTTGTGGGCAAGATCGACGGGGAAGGATCAAACCGTGATATGTGTTTACTGTTTTAGTCCTTAAAAAACCCTTAGAACCACAATGTAATTACCCTTTTTTCTGGGTCTTCTTTTGTAGTTTGTAAGTGCCACTCTAAATTAATGTAACTTTCGGGGCCCTTCATTGTCCAAAAAGGAGAGTAGATGAGCGACTTTGTGGGTTGTGGAGAGGACAAAGAACATAGGAAAGTGACAAATGTAGAGCATATGAAGCATAAGGTAGGGGTtgttaagaaaaaaaaaatcaattgtgTGTGGGAATCAAAAAGTCGATAGTCCAATACCATATTTGATTTCCAGGTGCTATCTAGTGTTGTGCCTAGGATATTAATCGAACTAAACCATTCGTAGTCTTACATTCTTTTTACAAGTTTGTTTTCCATGCCAACATGCAAGACCAACAACCAATACCAAGGTAAACCTACAACCAAACACTTACAATGAGTAGATTAAGCAACTCTGAGTAACATCAGAAGTCCAAAACAAACTTGCAAATATCCAAGTTGCCATTCATCTTCACCGCTACTGAGTCTTACTCGTGCTCTTCGGCTTACAAGGTGCAATTCGCCGAGACAATTCGCTCTTGTATGGATTCCATTGGTTGGAAGGTTTGGGATCGTCCTAAATGCAAGCTTTACTATTGGCTCATCATTCAAAGCGGGGTCTGGATGGCGGACTGTCTTGCTAAGCGCGGATGGACCAATGGTCGGGTTTGTCCCTTTTGTCGGTGCCGCGATGAATCTGCCGCCACCTCCTCTTGAAGTGTCGCTTCTCTATTCACATTTGGAAGATGATCCAAGATTGGATTCACATCCATGACTTCGATCCTTCCTCATGGGGCTTTTGATAGCGTCGAGCATTGGTGGACCTCGATTGCCTTTGCTCATGGTGGAAGAAGGAAAGCCATGGCCACCCTCCGCATGCTGGTTTCGTGGGAGATTTTGAATGAGCATAATGCGAGAACCTTCAAAAATGTGTTGACCATGCCCACCATCATCTTCGAGAGAATTAAGTCGGAAGCTGAGAATTGGGTTGTTGCCGGTGCTAAGCAATTGGGTCTTTTGGTAACGGGAGAGTAGACCATTTTTGCCCCCAGTCGGATTGTAACACTAAACTTGATTCTCAAACTTCTTCTCTATTCAAACCTTTTGCCTTTctttcaaaaagaaaaactaggaGTAGTTGACTTGAAGCTGTCTTCACATTGTATTTCATTCGATGCGAACACATATACGAAGCAAAGAAAATGAAAACGTGGAGTTTCAGTATTGCGTGCCATAGGAATCGCGTGGTGCTTGCACATCAATTCCGTTGTGCAACATATGGAAATCGATCCATCGGCAGTAGTTTCTTGCTGGCGGGCATGAACACAACATGCCTGATTAATTCCGCGGGTTCGTTTCGTGTCCGTTGCATGAGGGGATGGCTAATGTCCCCGAGGGCACGACCCGACGCGTGCAAGCTGCAGGAGTAACCAACCCAGGTTGGCAGCAGCCGGGGAGGATGTATGCCAACACCGATCTAATCTTATCTCATCTTGGAGGCGTGTCGCGCGCAGCAACACAGAAATCTTGTTGACATGCCCGCATTTTGCGCCAAACCGGCGCCCTCTTTTCCGCTACATCAGTCACCCACATCACCCAGCTCGCGGTCAAGTTTGCCAGTCCGAGAGCAGCATCGAGCAAGCAAGCTCGCTGCCTCATTCGACCGCCGTGTAGGAGCTAATAGCCAAGCAAGGCAGCATGTGCATAATGATCACGATCCCGTCACTCGCCTGGCTGCGCCGCGCCGTGCGGCGGTGGTGCACCCGGAGCTCCGGTTCCGCGGCGGTGCCGGCGGGGCACGTGGCCGTGTGCGCCGAGGGCGCGCGGTTCGTGGTGTGGCTGGCGCACCTGGGCCACCCGGCGTTCCTGGAGCTGCTCAGGCAAGCGGAGGAGGAGTACGGCTTCGCGCCAACCTCTGGACCCGTCGCGCTCCCCTGCGACGAGGATCGCCTCCGCGACGTCCTCTACCGCGTCTCCTTGTCATCCAACTCCTACCATGAGCGTCGCCCCTCCTTCCGCCGCTGCAACGTCGGAGACTCGCGGCCGCTTCTCCAGGGACTGGCCGGGGAGAAGCTCGCTTTATGAGTGATCGATCAGCCGCGTGCGGTGAGCGCGCGCTCACCGAACGGCAGCAGTTGATCAGTGTTCACAAGCTGTCAAGCTCTTCCGGCTGGACGCGGGAAACAGAAAGGCGAAAGCAGGACGCAAGCCTGCCCTGGCCGGGACGACCGTGCAAGCGCCAAGCTATCCCGTCAAAGACCAGGCAGGTTCTCTAGTATGTAACAGTAGTAGTGAGAGTTGGATCAAGAAGGCGACGAATTTTAGGATTGTTTTCTCCGTAACTCTGCACACAATCGGTTGGGCAGCTCCTACCAAGAAATACGATTATATCTATAAAGATTTATTGATGTATGCATCTAAATTTGTGGTCTCTTGTATGTGATATGGATatggatatatatatatcaatgtATGTGCCGTTGCCGGTGCAAAGCGGTTGGGAGAAATGATGCTGGAAGAGTATATCTTTTGATCTTTTGTAAACATATTTTACAGTTTATATAACTTCTTATCACTTAATTATCTGGTTAAAGCTTTTGCTTCCATTTAAAAACAAATGATGGAAGATATTAGCCTTTACTTGAAAAGCGCGTGCCAATAAGGTCTGCATTCGCTGGAAAACAAGTCGTGCCGAGACAGGTGTGCATTGAGCtgcaacaaaatggaagttgtaAAACCGAGAAAACATACCTCGACGGAGTGGTTATAGTAAGGTGCTGAAGGTCGGTAGTGTTGAGTCAGTACTCAGTAGTGATGAGGGGACGAATAGTAAGCCAAATTTAACATACCTCGACGGAGTGGTTATAGTAAGGTGCTGAAGGTCGGTAGTGTTGAGTCAGTACTCAGTAGTGATGAGGGGATGAATAGTAAGCCAAATTTAACACCTTGTCAGTGGTGACAAGGTGTCGCAGTATATTTGGTTTGTTTGCACGGTGACCACGTTGCCGGCAGCAAACAGCTGACAGGTGGACACTTGCATTTTGGCAGTTTAATGCGTGCACTCCGAACAAAACTGCACATAATTAACTTGTTGAGTAGGAACTTCTGCACACGCGCATGACAAGTAAAACAAGACATGCTACGAGGAGAAAGTAATGTCTTGTAGGGCGACCAGGTGACTTGAGACAGAATATGGTTCAGAATCTAGATCGACACGCACTGGCCATTCATATTTTTATCGATCGATCTGGTTCAGAGGTCGAGGAGATGAGGCATCGCCACACGCGTCGTGACCAGATCACGGACATGTGGAGCGTGTTTTAACTTGCTGTTCATTACATGCAATGCTCATGCGTAGTCTAATCTTGCCTCAAGACGTTTAAGCTTAAACCGGCTCCCTGTCTCCCCGTGCCTGGAGAGTGAAACACGAGAAAGAATACTCTTGTCAGAGGACAAACCTGCTGTAGGGCAACCAGCTGCCCAGCTGGTGACTTCCCTCTCCAAACTGAGTGGTGCTTTATCTCATTTCGGGACTCACCTGCAATATGCAGGATGATTCTTATCGAACCTTTTGATTGGGAGATTGCGAACCTCAAGTTCTTGTTACTGTGCTTTGAAAACACGCAGGATCTTAAAATAAACTTAACAACAGCGAGATTGTTGTGATAGGGGTCACGGCCAGGGAGAAACACAGAATAGTGAATATGCAGTGCtgaaagtttctagtcagatcgAGGGATCCGTAGAagagttattggagattgcacagcaccaatagggccggctgctcatatatatatatatatatatgcggacatatgtacaattacaggtacaaccctgagaaaacacggggacctatacctatacaatatgttactcaacgccccccgcagtcgaagggtcggcaccaacacatagactggagcgaaactccggaaaagtcgtggacggcaatcccttcgtcatgatatcggcaaactgctgagacgtcggtacgtgaagaactcgaacgcgactgatggcaacttgctcacgaacgaagtggatgtccaactcgatgtgcttggttcgccgatgatgaacggggttggtGGAGAGGTAGACGGCCGACACGATGTCGCAGaagaccaccgtagccttgtcaacaggACAAGAGAGCTCGGACAGAAGCTGGCGAAGCCACGTGCACTCGGCCACAGCGTTGGCCACAACGCGGTACTCAGCCTCAGCATTGGAGcgagacacggtgggctgcctcttggaggaccaagagacaagcggcgagccgaggtagacgcagtaACCGCTGGTGGAGCGCCGCGTGTCCGGGCATCCAGCCCAGtccgcgtccgagtaggcgacgaggtcggtcgacggcgagggcgaagCATGCAACGACAAGCCGTAGCCAATGGTACCACAGACGTAGCTtagaatccgcttcaccgcggcccaatgagcatcccgaggagcatgcatatgcAACCACATCTGCGCACGGCGATGCGAAGCTCCGGGCGCGTCAACGTCGAGTACTCGgagagcaccgacgatggagcggtagaACGGCGCGTCGGACGCCGCCGACCCATCACCggcggagagcttggccttcgtgtcgacatgAGTCGGTGCAGGGTTGCGGTTAAGCATCCCcgcacgctcgagaagctcgtgggcGTACTTCCGCCGATGAAGGAAGAACCCGTCCGCAcgccggacaacctcgatgccgaggaagtagtggagcgggCCAAGGTCCTTCAGcgcgaactcagcgcgaagactgtcggtgagctgtcgaagaagCCCAGCAGTGGAGGCcgtcaggatgatgtcgtcgacgtacagcAGTAGGTAGGCCATGTCGTTGTCGGTCCGGTAGACGAACAGGGACGCATCTGAACGCGTGGAGCGAAAGCCAGCTGATGCAGGAAGCCGGCCTGTTGATGCAGGAGCAGGTCCAGGGGGCGGTGGGAGATGGGGGACCGGCGGCGCCCGGGggtggggaggggcggcggctagggttgggagcggCGGCACCCaaggggagaggagggaggcggctagggctgggaagaggtggccggcggcgcccctaggggaagagggcggcggctaggtcaggacccGAAGGGTCTCTGATAACATTTAGAagagttattggagattgcacaacaccaatagggccggctgccatatatatataggcggagaaatgtacaattacaggtacaatatgttactcaacaggaTCAAACGCTACTGGACGAGGCTAGGGCTTGATTTATCCACGTTCATCTTTTATCTACCTGTCGTTGGTCGGGGTCGTCCCCTTCGTCGGCGAGGTCGTCAAGGCTTCAACTTTTTCCTGCGCGGGGGTCGTCTTCTCCTGTCCGACCACGGCGCGATGTAGAAGTGGCCTGGTCCAGCCGCGAAAAAGGAAGCGCGTCGATGCTCTAACGATCGCTGCGTACCTCTTCGATCGGTAGCATCAATGCACTCGGGCGGGCCTAGCCTAGCTACACTGAAACTGAACTAAGCTTTCAGTTTCTCGTCAGCAAGCTCATCATCCCATCATATCCGCAGGCTATAATTAATGTCTGCCTGCATGAGGAAGACAATGCTGAGCATATACTAGTGCAGTGCGTCTTCGCGCGAGAGGTCTGGCACGTTTGTGGCTTAAGACTAGGGTTTAACTACAATGCCCCGGAGGGGGCACTACGGGAAAATCTAGTTTTGCCGTGTTGGCAAAAAACACGGCAAAGCCGTTTCGGAACACGGCAAAGCAAGCGCCGTGTGGCGACACACGGTAAAGACCACACGGCAAAAAACAGCTCGGCAAAGgtgctttgccgtgtgcctaCCCGTCCGGAACACGGCAAAAGCTTTGCTGTGTGTCTAACTGGGAAACCACTTCCTGGCAATCGATCGCGTGCGCGGTCAAGTTGGCGCGAAGCGCTCGCGCTGCGCGGCTAGCGCGAGTCAATTCCGTTTTGTTTTGTCCACTCTCAACCGGGACGAACCAGGCACATTAATTGCTGTTTGTCGTCACGTGCCGCAAGCTGTTGCCAGTTAATCGAGCATGCAAGCTGTAGCTAGCTAATCACGAGCATACAGCACGTTGCTTGCTTTTGCCAATTTTCGTGTCTATATTCCCTTTTGTCATTTCCTTCTGTACTTCGCAAAAAATTCCATGCGCATGCtatttcctcttttttctttttgttccCTTCTACAATTCTCTTTTCTATTAGGTACATTAATTTATGTGTTTTGATCAACTTTTACAATTCCCTTTTCTtaattctctttttgcaattccaCTTTTATTGTTATTTCGTAAGGTAATTTATGTGTTTTTTGACTAATTTttacaattccctttttcgggccagtggtttttaagggggaaaataacgggtgggcagatccacttgcaactcaaatgaactaccacttgctacttaaattaagtactgttttaagttgtaagctaacaaaagttgctaaaaaaattctaaatgaaaattactttttagggttgctaggtatttatatttaccgttgataaataacggggcaccgggttgataacttgtaaacaaaaaaagagttgctacatattttaaattaaattaaatttttagggttgatatttatttatatttaccattgataaatagcgtatcaccgggttgatagcttctaaactaaaagagagtcgctaaaatattctaaatgaaatactttttagggttattatttatttatatttatcgttgataaataacgaggcaccgggttgatagcttgtaaaataaaaaaatgttcgctaaaatattctaaatggaatactttttagggttgtagttatttataattaccattgataaataatggggcacCGGATTGATaatttgtaaactaaaaagagtcgtcaaaatattcgaaataaaattagatttttagggttggtagttatttatatttactgttgataaataacaggacaccgggttgatagcttctaaactaaaaaaaatcgctaaactatttcaaataaaattaactttgggttgataattttatacatttaccgttgatcactcaagtatggaggggttgattattcagatagagagggttgataacttttagcccgaaaaaaagtttctcgaagcatatcaacatgggtgctagttttgaagatctcgtcgagacggatttattggtgaaagcgaaacttaatttggagttgtcgtttgaaagttaaaatgttttgaatttacaaatttggaaaagattccgctgacatcaagcATATTCGTCTATTTATGCATGCATGCGTAACTTTCCTCAATAGCCTACATCagattgataattttatacatttaccgttgatcactcaagtacgaaggggttgattattcagatagagagggttgataacttttagcccgaaaaaaagtttctcgaaacatatcaacatgggtgctagttttgaagatctcgtcgagaccgaTTTataggtgaaagcgaatcttaatttggagttgtcgtttgtgagataaaacgttttgaattttcaaatttggaaaagattccgctgatatcagcagattcgtcttttttgcatgcatgcagaactttccctcaatagcctccacacaggttgataattttatacatttaccgttgatcactcaagtacggaggggttgattattcagatagagagggttgataacttttagtccgaaaaaaagtttctcgaaacatatcaacatgggtgctagttttgaagatctcgacgagaccgactcataggtcaaaacagatcttaaatcggagttgtcgtttgtgagataaaacattttaaatttcaaattcagAAAGATTCTCGCTTACGTCATCAGATTTGTTCCCttctacatgcatgcagaactttcctaaAATAGGATGTACTACAGTCCAAAACGTTCCTAAAATGGGAAAAAAATTATGTCCTAAACCGATCGCTCAATTTGATTTGAGCAACCGATCGCTAGCTAGGGTAGCCCGTCTAACTGCCCGGTACACGGCAAACAATAATTTGACGGTTTCCCTGGTTAACTGACGGTGGCACGTCCCACGGACTTTGCCGTGTGCGTCTCTTCCGATAACACGGCAAAGCTAACCCACCTCCAATCTCCTCCGCCTCTGCCTcaagcgcgccgccgccggacttGGACGAGATCCCAACTACCGCACGCAGATGCATCTCGCGCGCGCCCCTCCACGGCCGGGTGAAGCCTGGGTCATCCCCGCCGGCGAGCACGTCCGCCTCGCACACCTCCCACAGCCGTCGCGTGGCCATGTCCTCCAGGCCGAAGTCCGCCGCCTCCCAACAGGCCAGGCCAACAAGACGTCGAGGGAGAGCCCCATCGCGTTTCTGCATCCAGCGGCTCCTCTCGGCGACCTGCGGCGGCTCCTCTCCGACGACTTCCTCATGGCCGGCGAGCACGTGCACTCGGATGAGGCCAAGCGAGCAGCAGCACCTCCAAGTACGGCGGCGAACTCATGCCTGCAGCCCTCTGGCCTCCAGCGCCGCACCTCCAAGACCGGCGGCGAGCAAGAACGGCAGCGGGGGTCGTCGCCTGCGGGCGGCGcttctctattttttttatttctggAATCTGGGTGAGCGATGGTCTCGTCCTGTGTTTGAGCATAGGAAGAGATAAGGCACAGGCTATTGATAGCTGTCCACAAGCTGTCCATCGGGGAGGGagcggaaaagaaaagaaaagaaatggaaGTAGACAGGACGGAGAGGAGAGAGAACGAGCGAAGAGATCACGGCCGTTGATTCTTAGACGATCCAATGGCGCGGAGGAACGATCCGTGGGTGTTTCGTTTCGGCCAATCAGGAACTAGGTCTTTGCCGAGTGTCTagaaaaacacacggcaaagcttTCGCTCTGTCACGGCGCCGTCTTGTTCGACCGCAGTTGCCACGTGTCTCATTGTTTTGCTGAGTATATATTGTTTGCCGTGTGTTTTTAGATCTTTGCCGAGTAGTttctctttgccgtgtgtttttcaAAGTTTTGCCGTGCGTTCGTTTTTTGCCGTGTGTTTTTTTAAATTTCACCGAGTattgtttctttgccgtgtgttttttgGCGAACACACGGCAAAGCTACTCTTTGCCGTGTTCCGCAGTAATATACACTCGGCAAACAATCTTGTACACGGCAAAACCAAATTTTCCGGTAGTGGGGACAGCGTTCTTGAAGCTTGGTGGAGCCGAGAAAGATGGAGGTTCAGGAGGAAAAGGAGGAAATGCTTCGATGCACTTGTGTGTACTGTTGGCTACGCCCTTTGGAAACATAGGAATGCTTGGGCGTTTGGGAACACGCAGAGGCAGTACACCACACAGCGGCTGGCGAGCACCATCATAGATGAGTACAAGCTCTTGCTCACAGCTAGAGGCATTCGGGAGGGAGATGCTAGTATCGTTAGGGAGTAGTCCGTTTCTCTTTTTTGCTCGAGTGTGTAGCCAGCTTGTACGCAGGATTGGCTCTTTCTTGCACATACTGTTTCTATCTTCTATAAAATTAAGGCACGCATTCGCGTGCTCTCGGAAAAAAAAACTAATCTGGTTCCGACTAAAGTATTTGGCGGCATCGTCATCGTCCAGCTCCAGCATCAGCGACACTGTGCTCGCGTGCACGACGTCTCAGCTAAAGATAAAAACCTCGCCGGCGTCGCACATGGACGGGGGCCCGGCGATGATGGCGTCCCGTGGATTCAGCATAACCGTTACCTTCCAGCCAGTTGCGACATCACATCGTCCACTCTCCAGCTTCTCTACACCATAACAGTCTGGTACAAATCCGTGAACAATGCGTTTGAGAGGGAGAGTGGTCTTACTGTTACGTAGAGTGCTGACTGCTGTCTGCCAAGTATGTATGCTTCATCAGTATAGTTGTAGTATTATACTTACAGTGTACGAGCGAGTGACCGGGCAGCCGGGTGCATGCACGCATCGGCATCGCCGCATCGGTCCTTCATGGTGCTGGGCTGTACTTACCGTGACCATCAAGTACGAGCCGGTACTACTGCTTCCTCTAATCATTGGCGCCGTCCCATCCACGTCACAAACCCATGTTCTtcgacgcgggggggggggggggtgttgtgTGTGATGCAGATGAACATGATGAGGTCAAACGTCAAAAATATGTTTGTAT includes these proteins:
- the LOC124670954 gene encoding auxin-responsive protein SAUR19-like is translated as MCIMITIPSLAWLRRAVRRWCTRSSGSAAVPAGHVAVCAEGARFVVWLAHLGHPAFLELLRQAEEEYGFAPTSGPVALPCDEDRLRDVLYRVSLSSNSYHERRPSFRRCNVGDSRPLLQGLAGEKLAL